The following DNA comes from Bombus terrestris chromosome 2, iyBomTerr1.2, whole genome shotgun sequence.
AACGTGTCCTTCTGTTTTCAGATAACAAAGGAAGATTTCTATAAATTTGATTGGATATTTGGAATGGATAGCGGAATAGTATTTGATCTCTGTCAAATGCAACCAGAAGATAGTCAAGCAAAAATTGAACTTCTTGGAAAATATGATCCGAATGGAGAATTAAATATAAGAGACCCGTTATTTGTAAGAATTGTTAACgtattattgttaaattatttttgttattattaaatatttaaatatttttcaactaaAATAATAGGACAGTGACAGCGCTGGATTTGAAAAGGCATTTGAGCAAGCTGCAAGAAGCATAAAAGTATTTCTGGAACAACATAAAGGTAGCTTTATATACcatgatatttcatttattaagtcattcaaataatttatttttatattatcttatcaAGAGATAATTTCCTTTACAGATATTGTAAACACATAATTACGCTGATTACAATTGCACTGTTATATATACACCTTATATATAAACTATTGTACATTGAAATAAacatgaaatatgtaaatattatgaatatgAATTATTCTTATTTAACTTTACAGCCACTTATATACACTTCAATAATATTACGATCATCTCCggaataaatgaatttttgaaattgttcTTCCAAGGTACTGCTTTGCAAATTATTCAAAAGTCCATCGCTTACATCTGTATCCACAATAAGAGCATCGAATTCTTTACCGACTTCGAAATTCCCTACTTGATTGTCCATTGCAAGGGCtaaagaaatattgtattagaGATTCGGTAACTTGATGCAGTAAATAATCTTAATTTAATTCTAAGAACAGTACCCGCTGCACCTCCTAATGTAGCCATATGAAATACATCTTTATAATTAAGCGCTTTATAATTATCCTTCATTAAGGACAAATGGATCGATACTTGTAAAGCTGATCTCATTGCATCTAAAATACTACAATTTTGTCCACCTGATacatctaaaaataaaaattgatttattgaaataaactgcataattatcatataactataaaattattaaataaaaataataaatttataccaGTGCCAAGTCCAATCTTAATCCGTTTGCTTTTCAGTCTTTGAATATCGCAAAGACCACTTTTCAAACATGTATTTGATGAAGGACAGTGTATAATTGCCGTATCACGCTCATTTAATAATACAAGTTCATTATCTGAAAGATATATCCCATGAGCTAACACTGTCTGAAAATAAGCAGTTTATAGtttcttatattttgtatatatgtatatatgtaattaattattttgtataccTTATTTGTAAGAAGTCCAGCCGCATCATATACAGCCGCATAAGAAGGATATTCAGGAAAGTTATTCTTCACAGCTTCTACTTCATCTTGATTTTCCGATACATGAGTCTGAAATATTTTACGCGTATGTTAAAACAATTCGTACACatagaatattttgtacataaaaaatatctcaTATATAGTACCTGTATATgaagatttttttcttttgctaGTTTTCCTAATTTTTTCATTAGTGTCATATCACAGCTTAAGGCAAATCTTGGTGTTATAATTGGCTTTATTAGAGGACTCtataataattatcatataaATCAAAATTTGATCTTTA
Coding sequences within:
- the LOC100644919 gene encoding guanine deaminase isoform X5, whose amino-acid sequence is MDSDDPIWATSFSGSEGTTNSSPASGIGYDKQLLEWLETYTFPLEKRYTDEKFAEQVFNTVLQQTIKSGTTTACYFASLYQKASVILGQIAANKGQRAFIGKISMNVKRSDNYYETTEQSIENINKFIEDLAKLNSPLIKPIITPRFALSCDMTLMKKLGKLAKEKNLHIQTHVSENQDEVEAVKNNFPEYPSYAAVYDAAGLLTNKTVLAHGIYLSDNELVLLNERDTAIIHCPSSNTCLKSGLCDIQRLKSKRIKIGLGTDVSGGQNCSILDAMRSALQVSIHLSLMKDNYKALNYKDVFHMATLGGAAALAMDNQVGNFEVGKEFDALIVDTDVSDGLLNNLQSSTLEEQFQKFIYSGDDRNIIEVYISGCKVK
- the LOC100644919 gene encoding guanine deaminase isoform X1 gives rise to the protein MSGKINTMSKSAREKIFVGPFIHSNEQGELIIVDRGMIHVKNGKISNIVINPNLDDIKNENVSVLSDSQFLVPGFIDCHVHAVQFPNLGIGYDKQLLEWLETYTFPLEKRYTDEKFAEQVFNTVLQQTIKSGTTTACYFASLYQKASVILGQIAANKGQRAFIGKISMNVKRSDNYYETTEQSIENINKFIEDLAKLNSPLIKPIITPRFALSCDMTLMKKLGKLAKEKNLHIQTHVSENQDEVEAVKNNFPEYPSYAAVYDAAGLLTNKTVLAHGIYLSDNELVLLNERDTAIIHCPSSNTCLKSGLCDIQRLKSKRIKIGLGTDVSGGQNCSILDAMRSALQVSIHLSLMKDNYKALNYKDVFHMATLGGAAALAMDNQVGNFEVGKEFDALIVDTDVSDGLLNNLQSSTLEEQFQKFIYSGDDRNIIEVYISGCKVK
- the LOC100644919 gene encoding guanine deaminase isoform X2, translated to MTRFGQQAFPVLKERQILRLHQGELIIVDRGMIHVKNGKISNIVINPNLDDIKNENVSVLSDSQFLVPGFIDCHVHAVQFPNLGIGYDKQLLEWLETYTFPLEKRYTDEKFAEQVFNTVLQQTIKSGTTTACYFASLYQKASVILGQIAANKGQRAFIGKISMNVKRSDNYYETTEQSIENINKFIEDLAKLNSPLIKPIITPRFALSCDMTLMKKLGKLAKEKNLHIQTHVSENQDEVEAVKNNFPEYPSYAAVYDAAGLLTNKTVLAHGIYLSDNELVLLNERDTAIIHCPSSNTCLKSGLCDIQRLKSKRIKIGLGTDVSGGQNCSILDAMRSALQVSIHLSLMKDNYKALNYKDVFHMATLGGAAALAMDNQVGNFEVGKEFDALIVDTDVSDGLLNNLQSSTLEEQFQKFIYSGDDRNIIEVYISGCKVK
- the LOC100644919 gene encoding guanine deaminase isoform X4 — protein: MIHVKNGKISNIVINPNLDDIKNENVSVLSDSQFLVPGFIDCHVHAVQFPNLGIGYDKQLLEWLETYTFPLEKRYTDEKFAEQVFNTVLQQTIKSGTTTACYFASLYQKASVILGQIAANKGQRAFIGKISMNVKRSDNYYETTEQSIENINKFIEDLAKLNSPLIKPIITPRFALSCDMTLMKKLGKLAKEKNLHIQTHVSENQDEVEAVKNNFPEYPSYAAVYDAAGLLTNKTVLAHGIYLSDNELVLLNERDTAIIHCPSSNTCLKSGLCDIQRLKSKRIKIGLGTDVSGGQNCSILDAMRSALQVSIHLSLMKDNYKALNYKDVFHMATLGGAAALAMDNQVGNFEVGKEFDALIVDTDVSDGLLNNLQSSTLEEQFQKFIYSGDDRNIIEVYISGCKVK
- the LOC100644919 gene encoding guanine deaminase isoform X3; this encodes MTRFGQQAFPVLKERQILRLHQISNIVINPNLDDIKNENVSVLSDSQFLVPGFIDCHVHAVQFPNLGIGYDKQLLEWLETYTFPLEKRYTDEKFAEQVFNTVLQQTIKSGTTTACYFASLYQKASVILGQIAANKGQRAFIGKISMNVKRSDNYYETTEQSIENINKFIEDLAKLNSPLIKPIITPRFALSCDMTLMKKLGKLAKEKNLHIQTHVSENQDEVEAVKNNFPEYPSYAAVYDAAGLLTNKTVLAHGIYLSDNELVLLNERDTAIIHCPSSNTCLKSGLCDIQRLKSKRIKIGLGTDVSGGQNCSILDAMRSALQVSIHLSLMKDNYKALNYKDVFHMATLGGAAALAMDNQVGNFEVGKEFDALIVDTDVSDGLLNNLQSSTLEEQFQKFIYSGDDRNIIEVYISGCKVK
- the LOC100645115 gene encoding low molecular weight phosphotyrosine protein phosphatase-like; this translates as MSPKKKVLMVCLGNSCRSPIAEAVFYDEIKKLNLSDVWEVNSVALLQYHVGNSPEPRTMSTLKKRGITHYTHIARQITKEDFYKFDWIFGMDSGIVFDLCQMQPEDSQAKIELLGKYDPNGELNIRDPLFDSDSAGFEKAFEQAARSIKVFLEQHKDIVNT